The Tenacibaculum jejuense genome includes a window with the following:
- a CDS encoding D-Ala-D-Ala carboxypeptidase family metallohydrolase, giving the protein MKKPYPLYRPEIPNSVVFHEIYQQIPFTGISNKQLSKNFSLKEAVDAAFVRGFEKSQFTRIPIDPRVILASQAIRDALNKPIKLGSTFRSMEWEFYRKRPGTSRHTYGMAWDLSGDGLVKMMTEAVNTKNELYRRLKQIGIGFIQIYPYSNFVHIDTRPNNTQDIQVVFEKKKGSGLDKIALMDALSFVAVLVTIVTPLFALGNYLYNRFKKK; this is encoded by the coding sequence ATGAAAAAACCGTATCCCTTATACCGTCCAGAAATACCGAATAGCGTCGTATTTCATGAAATATACCAACAAATACCATTTACAGGAATTTCAAACAAACAGTTATCAAAAAACTTTAGTTTAAAAGAAGCTGTAGACGCCGCTTTTGTTAGAGGTTTCGAAAAGTCACAATTCACACGCATACCAATAGACCCAAGGGTTATTTTGGCTTCACAAGCGATAAGAGATGCTTTAAACAAGCCTATAAAATTAGGTAGTACTTTCCGCTCAATGGAATGGGAGTTCTACAGAAAAAGACCCGGTACAAGTAGACACACTTACGGTATGGCTTGGGACTTGTCAGGTGATGGTTTGGTTAAAATGATGACCGAAGCTGTAAACACAAAGAATGAGCTTTACAGACGATTAAAACAAATTGGTATCGGATTTATACAAATCTATCCTTACTCAAATTTTGTTCATATCGATACTAGACCAAACAATACTCAGGATATACAAGTAGTATTCGAAAAAAAAAAGGGTAGTGGACTAGACAAAATTGCGCTAATGGACGCACTATCATTCGTGGCTGTATTGGTTACAATTGTAACCCCATTATTCGCATTAGGTAACTATCTGTATAACAGATTTAAAAAGAAGTAA
- a CDS encoding LysR substrate-binding domain-containing protein has protein sequence MNYTLHQLKVFLEIVDKKSITKAAESLFLTQPAVSIQLKNFQEQFPIPLTEVVGKKLYITDFGQEIADTAKQILIEVETINHKTYAYQGKLAGQLKLAVVSTGKYVMPYYVSDFLKQHESIDFSMDVTNKQSVVTNLENNEVDFALVSVLPSHLNLETIPLLRNSLYLVGSSTMINEKKKKKSKIFTEGPLIYREKGSATRNAMEMFVEKKNFQSAKKIELTSNEALKQAVIAGIGYSIMPLIGIKSALMNKEISIIPYKGLPIETEWNLVWRKEKKLTPIAKAFVDYVRLNKNTIRNKHFSWIDESI, from the coding sequence ATGAATTATACACTTCATCAATTAAAAGTTTTTTTGGAAATAGTAGATAAAAAAAGCATTACAAAAGCTGCAGAATCTTTATTTCTTACGCAACCAGCTGTTTCAATTCAGCTTAAAAATTTTCAAGAACAATTTCCTATACCTTTAACTGAAGTAGTAGGTAAGAAGCTCTATATTACGGATTTCGGACAAGAAATAGCTGATACAGCGAAACAAATTCTTATTGAAGTTGAAACCATAAACCATAAAACTTACGCATATCAAGGGAAACTAGCAGGGCAATTAAAGTTAGCTGTAGTTTCAACTGGTAAATATGTAATGCCATATTATGTTTCAGATTTTTTGAAACAACATGAATCTATTGACTTTTCAATGGATGTAACGAATAAACAGAGTGTTGTAACAAATTTAGAAAATAATGAAGTTGATTTTGCTTTAGTGTCTGTTTTACCAAGTCATTTGAATTTGGAAACTATTCCGCTGTTACGAAATAGTTTATATCTGGTTGGAAGTTCAACAATGATTAATGAAAAAAAGAAGAAAAAAAGTAAAATATTTACAGAAGGACCTCTGATTTACAGAGAAAAAGGATCTGCTACACGAAATGCCATGGAAATGTTTGTAGAGAAAAAGAATTTTCAATCTGCAAAAAAAATAGAATTAACTTCAAATGAAGCTTTAAAACAGGCTGTTATAGCTGGAATTGGTTATTCTATAATGCCATTAATTGGAATTAAAAGTGCTTTAATGAATAAAGAAATTTCAATAATTCCTTACAAAGGTTTGCCAATTGAAACTGAATGGAATCTAGTTTGGAGAAAAGAAAAGAAACTAACACCAATAGCGAAAGCTTTTGTTGACTATGTAAGATTGAATAAAAATACGATTCGAAATAAACATTTTTCTTGGATAGATGAAAGTATATAA
- a CDS encoding sodium-dependent bicarbonate transport family permease yields the protein MDIHLLIDNLTNPALLFFFLGIFASQVKSDLEIPKNSSKFISLYLLLSIGFKGGQELAHSDFSSEIYGALIIGFLLAVFTPFYTFFILKRKFSVENSGAIAAAYGSVSAVTFITAISFLDMEKISYGGHMVAVMALMEAPSIIVGVLLMRLFSNGKRSTKELLKLIKHSITNGSVLLIIGSLVIGYLASDAQAAGIKPFTTDIFKGFLAVFLLDMGITSGKKIGAFIKKGWFALLFAIIIPLINGCLVAYISGIWLDELGNRFLIAILASSASYIAVPAAMRIAAPKANPSLYLPMALAITFPFNITLGMPIYMYIVQQTFS from the coding sequence ATGGATATTCATTTGTTGATTGATAATTTAACAAATCCTGCCTTACTTTTTTTCTTCTTAGGAATCTTTGCTTCACAAGTAAAAAGTGATTTAGAAATCCCGAAGAATTCATCAAAATTTATTTCGCTGTATTTGCTTTTATCTATTGGTTTTAAAGGTGGTCAAGAATTAGCTCATAGTGATTTTTCATCAGAAATTTATGGAGCATTAATCATAGGATTTCTGTTAGCTGTCTTCACTCCTTTTTACACATTCTTTATTTTAAAAAGAAAATTTTCAGTCGAAAATTCAGGAGCTATTGCAGCTGCATACGGTTCTGTGAGTGCTGTAACTTTTATTACTGCAATTAGTTTTCTTGATATGGAAAAGATAAGTTATGGTGGACATATGGTAGCCGTAATGGCATTAATGGAAGCTCCTTCTATTATTGTTGGAGTTTTATTAATGAGATTATTCTCTAATGGTAAACGATCTACTAAAGAATTACTCAAATTAATTAAACATTCTATTACGAATGGTAGTGTTCTTTTAATTATTGGAAGTTTAGTTATAGGATATTTGGCTAGTGACGCTCAAGCCGCAGGAATTAAACCTTTTACGACAGATATTTTTAAAGGTTTTCTAGCTGTATTTTTATTGGATATGGGAATAACAAGTGGTAAAAAAATTGGAGCATTTATTAAAAAAGGTTGGTTTGCTTTACTTTTTGCAATCATTATACCTTTAATTAACGGTTGTTTAGTAGCCTACATTTCTGGAATTTGGTTAGACGAACTTGGAAATCGATTTTTAATCGCCATTTTGGCTTCAAGTGCTTCATATATTGCTGTACCAGCAGCTATGCGAATTGCAGCTCCTAAAGCTAACCCAAGTTTGTATTTACCCATGGCGCTTGCAATAACTTTCCCTTTCAATATTACTTTAGGTATGCCTATTTATATGTATATAGTTCAGCAAACATTTTCATAA
- the pdeM gene encoding ligase-associated DNA damage response endonuclease PdeM has protein sequence MNILTEDIEFSNTKLTLTNQRVIYWEDKETLILSDIHIGKTAHFRQHGIAVADTILHEDLQRLSTLITHFSPKRIIVVGDLFHANYNSNIEIFKDWLVSISHINKVLIKGNHDKMSEKKIQKLGFETVSFLRDNKLTFRHDLDDGIEGESIICGHMHPGVRIKFKGNQYIKLPCYLVSKSQLILPAFSLFTGLNTKFDQEENKAYAFDDQLIFKI, from the coding sequence GTGAATATTCTAACAGAAGATATTGAGTTTTCCAATACTAAATTGACCTTAACAAATCAACGAGTTATCTATTGGGAAGACAAAGAAACATTAATTTTATCTGACATTCATATAGGAAAAACAGCACATTTTAGACAACATGGAATTGCCGTTGCCGACACTATTTTACATGAAGATTTACAACGTTTATCAACTTTAATCACTCATTTTTCTCCTAAAAGAATTATTGTGGTTGGAGATTTATTTCACGCAAATTACAATTCGAATATTGAGATTTTTAAAGATTGGTTGGTTTCAATTTCACATATTAATAAAGTTCTGATCAAAGGAAATCATGATAAAATGTCTGAAAAGAAAATACAGAAACTCGGTTTTGAAACCGTTTCTTTTTTAAGAGATAACAAACTCACTTTTCGTCATGATTTAGATGATGGAATAGAAGGAGAATCTATAATTTGTGGTCATATGCATCCTGGAGTTCGTATTAAATTCAAAGGAAATCAATATATAAAATTACCATGCTATTTGGTAAGTAAAAGCCAATTAATTCTTCCTGCATTTAGCTTATTTACAGGCTTGAATACAAAGTTCGATCAAGAAGAAAATAAAGCCTATGCTTTTGATGATCAGTTGATTTTTAAAATATAA
- a CDS encoding ligase-associated DNA damage response DEXH box helicase — protein sequence MSTLETTEGYKIIEDWLSSKNFSPFDFQLKAWKKYAQNYSGLVVAPTGFGKTYSLFLAVLIDYLNHPDQYKKGCKLLWISPLRSLAKDLQKAMQAAIDEIGLDWVAAVRNGDTPQNIRRQQERKMPDVLLTTPETMHLLFTQKKNSRWFKNIRCVVIDEWHELLATKRGVLTELAIARIRSLTKDLRVWGISATIGNLEEAKTVLLPNPELKTTIITSKEKKKLKIVSLLPDEVELLPWAGHLGGQLVKKVLPIIYENTTTLIFTNTRSQSELWYQLLLDTDPDLAGQIAIHHGSIDKKLRNWIEDAINDGLLKAVVCTSSLDLGVDFKPVDCVVQIGSAKGIARFMQRAGRSGHSPNEVSKVYCLPTHTLQLIEVSALKEAVKQKDVEARIPVVLAYDVLVQFLVSLAVGEGFQWKETFELIQQTHAFAELTEEDFSWAMQFITQGGNTLKTYEEFHKVVFEEETNLYKVTSRRISMLHRMNVGAIVSDAMLKVRFMKGGFIGMIEEFFISKLKNGTPFVLAGRVLEIVHIKDMTVFVKKSNSKKAITPSWKGGRLPLTSYLSHYLRLKLNDALHPGIREKELKFLNPLLTTQNSNSHIPKSDEFLVEKIKTKEGYHLFFYPFEGRLVHEIMASLIAYRISKLKPITFTIAMNDYGFDLLSDQEIPVFEENLDRILSKENLMEDAIASVNASEMASRKFRDIAVIAGLVVQSQPGARKTNKSLQSSSGLIFRVLEDHEPNNLLFRQAYTEVFNEQLEQARLFEAFDRISKSKIILKEARGYTPLSFPIKVDSLRDTMSNEKLADRILRLQKQHYKLIQ from the coding sequence ATGAGTACACTAGAAACAACTGAAGGATATAAAATTATTGAAGATTGGTTGTCTTCTAAAAACTTTTCACCTTTTGATTTTCAATTGAAAGCTTGGAAAAAATACGCTCAAAATTATAGCGGATTAGTCGTTGCACCAACTGGTTTTGGTAAAACTTATTCCTTGTTTTTAGCTGTTTTGATAGATTATTTAAATCACCCTGATCAATATAAAAAAGGCTGTAAATTATTATGGATAAGTCCCCTGAGATCTTTAGCAAAAGATTTACAAAAAGCAATGCAAGCTGCGATTGATGAAATTGGCTTAGATTGGGTTGCAGCTGTTAGAAATGGCGATACACCACAAAATATTCGTAGACAACAAGAACGAAAAATGCCAGATGTGTTGTTAACCACTCCAGAAACCATGCATTTGTTGTTTACACAAAAGAAAAATTCTAGATGGTTTAAGAATATTAGGTGTGTTGTAATAGATGAGTGGCATGAACTTTTGGCTACAAAACGTGGAGTTTTAACAGAGTTAGCTATAGCTAGAATTCGATCGTTAACCAAAGATTTACGAGTTTGGGGAATTTCAGCAACTATAGGAAACTTAGAAGAAGCAAAAACAGTTTTGTTACCAAACCCAGAATTGAAAACGACAATCATCACTTCTAAAGAAAAGAAAAAACTTAAAATTGTTTCTTTACTACCAGATGAAGTGGAATTATTGCCTTGGGCTGGACATTTAGGCGGACAATTGGTGAAAAAAGTGTTGCCAATTATCTATGAAAATACAACAACACTAATTTTTACAAATACTAGAAGTCAATCAGAGCTTTGGTACCAATTATTATTAGATACTGATCCAGATTTAGCCGGACAAATTGCAATTCATCATGGTTCTATTGATAAAAAACTACGAAATTGGATTGAAGATGCTATTAATGACGGATTATTGAAAGCCGTAGTTTGTACTTCCTCTTTAGACTTAGGTGTCGATTTTAAACCTGTAGATTGTGTGGTACAAATTGGTTCTGCCAAAGGAATTGCACGTTTTATGCAACGAGCGGGAAGAAGTGGACATTCACCAAACGAAGTATCAAAAGTATATTGTTTACCAACGCATACGTTACAATTAATTGAAGTTTCAGCTTTAAAAGAAGCGGTAAAGCAAAAAGATGTCGAAGCTAGAATTCCTGTGGTCTTAGCGTATGATGTTTTAGTTCAGTTCTTAGTGTCTTTAGCTGTAGGAGAAGGTTTTCAATGGAAAGAAACTTTTGAATTAATTCAACAAACACATGCTTTTGCTGAACTTACTGAAGAAGATTTTAGTTGGGCTATGCAATTTATTACGCAAGGTGGAAATACATTAAAAACTTACGAGGAATTTCATAAAGTGGTTTTTGAAGAAGAAACCAATTTATATAAAGTTACCAGTAGAAGAATTAGCATGTTACATCGAATGAATGTTGGTGCTATTGTTAGTGACGCCATGTTGAAAGTTCGTTTTATGAAAGGCGGATTTATTGGTATGATTGAAGAATTCTTTATTTCTAAATTAAAAAACGGAACTCCATTTGTATTAGCTGGTCGAGTTTTAGAAATTGTTCATATTAAAGACATGACAGTTTTTGTGAAGAAAAGTAACTCTAAGAAAGCGATTACACCGAGCTGGAAAGGAGGGAGGCTACCATTAACTTCATATCTGAGTCATTATTTACGATTAAAACTTAATGATGCTTTACATCCAGGAATTAGAGAGAAAGAATTGAAGTTTTTGAATCCGTTATTAACAACGCAAAATAGTAATTCTCATATTCCAAAGTCAGATGAGTTTCTGGTAGAAAAAATAAAAACAAAAGAAGGTTATCACTTATTTTTCTATCCGTTTGAAGGACGTTTGGTACATGAAATAATGGCATCATTAATTGCCTACAGAATTAGTAAATTGAAACCTATTACATTTACAATTGCGATGAATGATTATGGTTTTGATTTGTTGAGTGATCAAGAAATTCCTGTTTTTGAAGAAAATTTAGATCGTATATTGTCCAAAGAAAATCTCATGGAAGATGCAATAGCAAGTGTAAATGCTTCAGAAATGGCTAGTAGAAAGTTTCGTGATATTGCTGTAATTGCTGGTTTGGTTGTACAATCGCAACCCGGAGCAAGAAAAACAAATAAGAGTTTACAATCTTCATCAGGTTTAATTTTTAGAGTTTTGGAAGATCATGAACCAAATAATTTGTTATTTCGACAAGCCTATACAGAAGTGTTTAATGAACAGCTAGAACAAGCACGATTATTTGAAGCTTTCGATCGTATTTCGAAAAGTAAAATCATTTTAAAAGAGGCGAGAGGCTATACGCCTTTGAGCTTTCCTATAAAAGTTGATAGTTTACGAGATACCATGAGTAATGAAAAACTAGCAGATCGTATTTTACGATTACAAAAACAACATTATAAACTGATTCAGTGA
- a CDS encoding ATP-dependent DNA ligase yields the protein MKQFAELINAIEITNKTNAKIDALVDFFATAPDKDKLWMIALFTGKRPSRPVKSSLMKLWCAEISKLPEWLFLESYSTVGDLGETLALLLPEPETTIEKSLHEWMLELIALKPKSEEEKKEYVINAWNGLQMQERLIFNKLIGGSFRIGVSKKTLVNALAKLTNIDVNKLMHSIIGNWDINTISFDELLSGTHINYDNSKPYPFALAYSLEKELEELGDINDWQIEHKWDGIRGQIVKRNNELFIWSRGEELVTNQFPELVEAFSTWKEDFVLDGEILAIKDSSVLLFNDLQKRLNRKNVTKKLLEEIPIGFYAYDLLEYQNEDIRSENLAERRKKLESIFLNNTTNTIQLSNAIKVDSWDELDEIRNDSRRINAEGLMLKSKNAEYHIGRKKGTWWKWKIDPLTIDVVMIYAQKGSGRRSSKYTDYTFAVKKDDSLVTIAKAYSGLTDAEITEVSRWVTKNATEKFGPVRTVKPELVFEIAFEGIALSNRHKSGVALRFPRIKRWRKDKTVADIDTIESVKDLIFNQ from the coding sequence ATGAAACAGTTTGCCGAACTTATAAATGCAATAGAAATCACAAATAAAACCAATGCAAAGATTGATGCATTAGTCGATTTTTTTGCAACAGCACCAGATAAAGATAAACTCTGGATGATTGCATTATTCACAGGAAAAAGACCTTCACGACCTGTAAAATCTTCGTTAATGAAATTATGGTGTGCAGAGATTTCTAAGCTTCCAGAATGGTTGTTTTTAGAAAGTTACAGTACAGTAGGTGATTTAGGAGAAACTTTAGCGTTATTATTACCTGAACCAGAAACAACAATCGAAAAGTCGTTACATGAATGGATGTTAGAATTAATTGCTTTAAAACCTAAAAGTGAAGAAGAAAAAAAAGAATATGTGATCAATGCTTGGAACGGATTACAAATGCAAGAACGATTGATTTTCAATAAATTAATTGGTGGAAGTTTTCGAATTGGTGTTTCAAAGAAAACCTTAGTCAATGCTTTAGCAAAGTTAACGAATATTGATGTAAATAAATTGATGCATAGCATTATTGGTAACTGGGATATCAATACAATTTCTTTTGATGAATTGTTATCAGGAACTCATATAAACTACGATAATTCGAAACCGTATCCGTTTGCTTTAGCGTATAGTTTAGAGAAAGAACTTGAAGAATTAGGCGATATAAATGATTGGCAAATAGAACATAAATGGGATGGAATTCGTGGACAAATTGTAAAAAGAAATAACGAATTATTTATTTGGAGTAGAGGAGAAGAACTAGTAACAAATCAGTTTCCTGAACTTGTAGAAGCATTTTCTACTTGGAAAGAAGATTTTGTTTTAGACGGAGAAATTCTGGCTATTAAAGATAGTAGTGTGTTGTTATTTAATGATTTACAAAAGCGATTGAACCGTAAGAATGTCACTAAGAAACTATTAGAAGAAATTCCTATCGGATTTTATGCTTACGATTTGTTAGAATATCAAAACGAAGATATCAGATCAGAAAATCTTGCTGAGAGAAGAAAGAAATTAGAAAGCATATTTCTAAACAATACGACCAATACCATTCAATTATCCAATGCAATTAAAGTAGATTCCTGGGATGAATTAGATGAAATTAGAAACGATTCTCGAAGGATTAATGCTGAAGGATTAATGCTAAAATCTAAAAATGCGGAGTATCATATTGGTCGAAAAAAAGGAACTTGGTGGAAATGGAAAATAGATCCGTTAACGATTGATGTAGTTATGATTTATGCGCAAAAGGGTAGTGGTCGTAGAAGTTCTAAATATACAGATTACACGTTTGCTGTTAAAAAAGATGATAGTTTAGTCACGATTGCTAAAGCTTATTCCGGACTTACAGATGCTGAAATAACTGAAGTTAGCCGTTGGGTAACAAAGAATGCTACAGAGAAATTTGGGCCAGTTCGTACAGTGAAACCTGAATTGGTTTTTGAAATTGCTTTTGAAGGAATCGCTTTAAGTAATCGTCATAAATCTGGTGTTGCACTTCGTTTTCCTCGAATTAAACGTTGGCGAAAAGATAAAACAGTAGCTGATATCGACACTATTGAATCTGTAAAAGACTTAATTTTTAATCAATGA
- a CDS encoding ligase-associated DNA damage response exonuclease, with amino-acid sequence MKIVRFTKKGIYCIPGKFYIDPWYPVDYAVISHGHADHARWGMKHYLCHTHTKNILKHRISPDISVETLNYNESKTINGVKVSFHPAGHIIGSSQVRLEYKGKVVVFSGDYKIKEDNLTIPFEPITCHEFITESTFGLPIYKWQTEAAIQSQIHNWVAKNKANNRTSVFFGYSLGKSQRIMKLLEGLDEIYVHNAIHHINTAITASGVKIPETIRLDGNFKKADIQNKIIIMPPALLGSKMLKRVPNAATAICSGWMQIRGNRRWRGVDAGFVVSDHADWDGLLKAVKATNAEKVYVTHGSQAIFSRYLNEIGIESEEVITEYGNDQIESEEKQIVTQETTS; translated from the coding sequence ATGAAAATAGTTCGTTTCACTAAAAAAGGCATTTATTGTATTCCTGGAAAGTTTTATATCGATCCATGGTATCCAGTAGATTATGCGGTAATTTCTCATGGACATGCAGATCATGCACGTTGGGGAATGAAGCATTATCTCTGTCATACACACACCAAAAACATTTTAAAACATCGCATTAGTCCAGATATTTCTGTAGAAACACTCAATTACAATGAATCTAAAACGATAAACGGAGTTAAAGTTAGTTTTCATCCAGCAGGACATATTATTGGATCTTCTCAAGTTCGATTAGAATACAAAGGAAAAGTTGTAGTTTTTTCTGGAGATTATAAAATAAAAGAAGATAATTTAACTATTCCTTTTGAACCGATTACGTGTCACGAATTCATAACAGAAAGTACTTTCGGATTGCCAATTTATAAATGGCAAACAGAAGCAGCGATTCAATCACAAATTCATAATTGGGTGGCAAAAAACAAAGCCAATAATCGAACAAGTGTGTTTTTTGGGTATTCGTTAGGAAAATCACAACGTATTATGAAACTTTTAGAAGGATTAGATGAAATCTATGTTCATAATGCAATTCATCATATCAATACTGCAATTACAGCTTCAGGAGTTAAAATTCCAGAAACCATTCGTTTAGATGGAAATTTTAAAAAAGCGGATATTCAGAATAAAATTATCATTATGCCGCCAGCTTTGCTTGGAAGTAAAATGCTAAAAAGAGTTCCGAATGCAGCCACTGCAATTTGCTCTGGTTGGATGCAAATTAGAGGAAACAGACGTTGGAGAGGTGTAGATGCGGGTTTTGTAGTAAGTGATCATGCAGATTGGGATGGATTACTAAAAGCTGTGAAAGCTACAAATGCAGAGAAAGTTTATGTAACTCACGGATCTCAAGCTATTTTTTCTCGTTATTTAAATGAAATCGGAATAGAATCTGAAGAAGTTATTACCGAATATGGTAACGATCAAATAGAATCAGAAGAAAAGCAAATTGTAACCCAAGAAACAACTTCATGA
- a CDS encoding rhodanese-like domain-containing protein, with amino-acid sequence MKHILTILIMTIFTLSCTSKKDSNIIVLNVSEFKKEILNQDIQLIDVRTSKEFNQGHILNAKSIDYFSSTFKAELNQLNKEKPVYLYCRSGKRSGKASKICSELGFKKIYDLNGGYLAWSKENK; translated from the coding sequence ATGAAGCACATACTAACAATACTTATAATGACAATTTTTACACTTTCGTGCACGTCTAAAAAAGATTCAAATATAATCGTGTTAAACGTTTCAGAATTCAAAAAAGAAATACTCAATCAAGATATTCAATTAATAGATGTTAGAACTTCCAAAGAATTTAATCAAGGTCATATTCTAAATGCAAAATCAATAGATTATTTCTCATCAACTTTTAAAGCTGAATTAAATCAATTAAATAAAGAGAAACCTGTTTATTTGTATTGTAGAAGCGGAAAAAGAAGTGGAAAAGCCTCTAAAATATGCAGTGAATTAGGGTTTAAAAAAATTTATGATTTAAACGGAGGTTATTTAGCTTGGTCCAAAGAAAATAAATAA